From a region of the Arachis ipaensis cultivar K30076 chromosome B09, Araip1.1, whole genome shotgun sequence genome:
- the LOC107615752 gene encoding uncharacterized protein LOC107615752, giving the protein MLIDSAAGNEILSFMDSYSGYNQIFIAEEDVAKNVFRCPGALGTYEWVVMPFGLKNVGATYQWAMNAIFHEFIGKFMEVYIDDVMVKSISVSRHIDHLRRAFLTMRKKGLKMNPLKCSFGVSAGNFLGFAVHKKGIAIDKNKADAILALSAPKSKKEVQSFLEHQLAFDSIKTYLSKAPIMANLRPSEPLKLYIAASENTIGHMLAQDDENGHERAVYYLSQVLTDIETSFPMLRGRLEKWMLALTEFDLQYVPAKAVKGQVIADFLVDNSKDLNDQGANVIEVKVDYWKLYFDESKHKDGAGVGILIVSPEGIPSKFLFEIKYPYSNNEAEYEALILGLKILINKGVSEVQILGDSQLVLKQLSKEFKCNNERLQKYLTTAWELLTSFQKISLVHNPRIQNEMANELAQIALKYKIGPGTLETLAGIHQILVPAGEREVLCVDEWEDIDWRKPIAQYLKDPSIPVDRKMKLRATNFV; this is encoded by the exons ATGTTAATCGATTCTGCAGCTGGGAATGAAATACTCAGTTTCATGGACAgttattctggatataaccaaattttCATTGCTGAAGAGGATGTAGCTAAAAATGTCTTTCGTTGTCCTGGGGCATTAGGTACATATGAATGGGTagttatgccttttggtttgaaaaatgTTGGGGCAACATATCAATGGGCAATGAATGCTATTTTCCATGAATTTATTGGAAAATTTATGGAAGTGTATATCGATGATGTTATGGTTAAATCGATTTCGGTGAGTCGGCACATTGATCATTTAAGGAGAGCATTCCTTACTATGAGGAAGAAAGGCTTAAAGATGAATCCTTTGAAATGTTCTTTTGGTGTATCGGCTGGAAATTTTTTGGGTTTTGCTGTTCATAAAAAAGGAATTGCCATCGACAAAAATAAAGCAGATGCGATATTGGCATTGTCTGCACCTAAATCGAAGAAAGAAGTACAATCCTTCTTGG AACATCAGTTGGCGTTTGACTCGATTAAGACTTACTTGTCTAAAGCCCCGATTATGGCGAATCTTCGACCATCTGAACccttaaaattatatattgcagCATCTGAAAATACTATAGGGCATATGTTAGCCCAAGATGATGAAAACGGGCATGAGCGGGCAGTTTATTACCTTAGTCAAGTTTTAACTGATATCGAGACGAG CTTCCCGATGTTGCGCGGACGATTGGAAAAATGGATGCTAGCATTAACAGAGTTCGATCTACAATATGTCCCAGCCAAGGCTGTAAAAGGACAGGTCATTGCAGACTTTCTTGTAGATAATTCGAAAGATCTAAATGACCAGGGGGCAAATGTAATCGAAGTGAAAGTCGATTATTGGAAGTTGTATTTTGATGAGTCAAAACATAAAGATGGCGCAGGAGTTGGAATTTTAATTGTTTCACCAGAAGGAATTCCATCAAAATTTTTATTCGAAATAAAATATCCTTATTCGAATAATGAGGCAGAGTACGAAGCTTTGATTTTGGGCCTCAAAATCTTAATTAATAAGGGAGTTTCGGAAGTTCAGATATTAGGGGATTCCCAGTTGGTTTTGAAGCAGTTATCGAAAGAATTTAAATGTAATAATGAGAGATTACAAAAGTATTTGACAACTGCTTGGGAGTTGTtaacttcttttcaaaaaatttctttGGTTCATAATCCAAGGATTCAAAATGAAATGGCTAATGAATTAGCCCAAATTGCTTTGAAGTACAAAATCGGCCCAGGAACCCTTGAGACATTGGCAGGTATTCATCAGATTTTAGTACCTGCAGGTGAAAGAGAAGTTTTGTGTGTTGATGAGTGGGAGGATATTGATTGGAGGAAGCCTATTGCTCAGTACTTGAAAGATCCCAGTATCCCAGTTGATAGAAAGATGAAATTGCGAGCAACGAATTTTGTTTAA